In Diorhabda sublineata isolate icDioSubl1.1 chromosome 2, icDioSubl1.1, whole genome shotgun sequence, the sequence AAACTCCACCTCTTCTGGCTGATGATGACATTGTTCGATTGATGAAAGAAGGTGTTCTGATTATTATTTTCAGGTTGCAAGAACATGTTATGCTTTATGTCctcaaaaagaagaagataattcGACGATCTTACATAGTGGATACCTTTGGAAACTGAGCGGTTACGCTAGTGGCACTTCCACCAACAAATGGATGAGAAGATGGTTCTGTTTGAAACAAAATGGTTGTTTATATTGCTACAAAACGGACGTTGTAAGTACCAGTAGATGTAGGAATATAACAAAATCGAATGCTTTTTCTGGATTAATATATGTTATAGATACATGTagtgataattattttgttgttttccgtATTAGGATGTACACCCTGTAGACGTGACGATGTTGCACGACCAAGTAATCCAAATAGTAGATGATGAAGAGAATTTTTCCAAGTCGCACGTATTCGTTGTTCAAAAACAAGATGGCGTTCCTTTATATTTAGCAGCGGAGTCTCGTTGTACTCAAGAAAAATGGGTGGAAGAAATGAACAAATTGATGATAGATAATAAACAACTTTTGGATGGTTATTTAGAAAGAACGAAAAGTAATTTGTCGTTACCTCCTGGTGCTATTAAAGATCCGGAATGTTTTGGATATTTAGTTAAATTGGGAACACAATGGAAGAGTTGGAGCAGGAGATATTGTATTTTGAAAGAGGCATgtttgtatttttatcaagatgcAAACGCCAAAAATGCGTTCGGTGAGAATTTAAACCGTTTAATCGTactagaaaatcatttttctttttttttctctttaggAGTGGCTTATTTACATGGTTATAGAGTACAACTATATTTATCAGGATCAAAAAAACATGCCTTTGAATTAGTACCCTCGGATAGCagtaaaaaacattattatttccATACGGACTCGGAAACAGACAAAAAACGGTAAGTTGTACCACTCTCGTacatataaatattacatataaatatttatagtgtCCATAatttaacctcaattttttagGTGGATAGCGGCATTAGAATATTCAATAGATCAATGGATGAAACTTTAATggctaaaaattatatatatattgtgaaatattttacttACCTGAAATAAAAAGACATACAATGACCACACCAAAGAATTTGTATTATAAGAACATTagcattttatttataaataaaatatttatttgtatcttcttctttttttcccGACATGTAGAGAGCGTTTAATTACATAAcagtgaaaaatttaatttagttcTGTGGTAACAGTTCGTTGTTCGAGAACGACATCGATTTCGTTCATTATCAACCATAGAGTTAACATTAAAGATAAAGAAATCGTTATTATAGTAAAACAGTACCAATGGAATTACCACTATAAATCTGTTTTTAAACgctattaaaattaaaactcaTCCTCTTTCCCTGGCGTTTTCACAACTTGGAAGTTCGATTCAATCAGAATAGAAATAAGAGTGTTATACCGACGTTCCTTCTCTTTCTTTCAACAGTTCGGACCAGCTCGCTctttctatatttaaaattgtaacGTTAATCCAATTACTGTTACAGagttttaaattcactggattGTTGcactaaaaatttaaatactcttaaatgaagattttattttaatgtcaaaTTCTTTATTGAACTATTTACAAGAGACacttttataaacaattaacaCTTGACACTTTAGTTTTTTTAACTGACTTCAATattaattgtcatttttcatCGTTCTAGACtgattatttatcaattatcgTATCATGGTACAATTAACTACGAACTGATTCGGAATATTTTGACCCATGAACAAAACTCTGTTCTATGGTATAAAACAATAAGCAATTTGCCGTCAAATAATTCTTAGCTTGAACATTGATATACCTCTTAATAAACACAATTTCGTGAATATTTGATTCTCATAATTataatcatgaaaattattGCAGGAGGCTCTAAATaactaattatattatttattagttaggATTATAAACTTTACCTctacataatttaatattctatGAAAATAACAGCTGCAGTTGGTGAGTAGTacgtaaaattaaaaatgtttctatagatGTCGCAGTGTTCTGCAAGCTCGAATTTGAAGTATTAAcggaaattttgtgtttttaaataattaatctgtattaaaaaaaataataaattaagaatatCATGACTTCGTCTATGCAATCAAATAAATCAGCAATAACTTTAAAAGGATCAGCCGCAATAGTTTGTGATTATTTAagtaagtgaaaaaataaaggTAATTCGAGGTTATGTATCCGTTTTTTGTTGTTGTAGATTATGGTATAAATTCCATATTATACCAACGAGGAATATATCCTCCCGAATCTTTTAAGAACGATGAAAATTATGGATTAACGCTGCTGATGACTACAGATGATAAAATTAAGAATTTCTTACATACAACTTTGGAACAATTAAAAGGTTTGTAAAacgatttaaataattatatttttaagagAATTACTTATTTCTTTTATGATTTCACAATTCTTATTGTTTGTAActcatatttttgtattttttcaggTTGGTTAGTTGATCGAACTGTAAACAAAGTGGCCCTAGTTATTACTAACGTAAAAACGATGGAAGTGATGGAACGATGGGATTTTACAGTTGAATATGAAGAAGACACGTTAGAAAACCCCGATAAAGTATCCGAAAAACCtctgaatcaaataaaaaatgaaatacggGACGTTCTTAAACAAATAGCATCGTCAGTTTCGTACTTACCCCTTTTAGATTGTTTATGTAGCTTCGATATCCAAATATATACCAAATCGGATGTGGAATTACCTAAAGAATGGGCCGAAGCGGAACCTGCTAATATTAAGAATGCCCAAAGTGTACAAATGAGAGCGTTTTCTACAAATATTCATAGAATGGAAACTCATGTGATTTATACAAATGTGAATTAGTTTAACTGAgtttttaagtgtttttattaattatatcatgTGACTCTCTTTTTAAGTAgctaaattttaaaaataattttttctgtcgCTCTTAATCCATAAATCCatgattaaacattttttttgaaatgtgttctatttctataataaattatggTGTTTGGTATGGGGGTTTCATGGTAAGCTCTGGAACCATTTATGAACACACTTCACTATCATAACGATAGTAACTGATTGCAATTGAACTCGGGTGCAATTTTATTTACATGACTTTCAAAACTAATGACTCAGTGTTAATAGtcacattttgatatttttttgagttgACTATAAATTCATCTTTCAAAACTTGCAATCCTAGTATCTGGATTTTTCTACATTGTTCTAAAAAGGCGTATTCAGTATTTTGTTCTTTTCTTCAGCTTATTAATCGCTTTAGTACCTCACTGTCTCATTATCGAATCGCACATTTCCGTTTGTCAAATTCACTTCAAATTAGAACGTATAATAGATAACGAGCTCAAAATGGCATCATGTCATTTATCTATAAATTCGAGATTAAAAATATAGAGAGAAAAGTATGGGAGCTTGTTTGAGCGAGCAAGAATATCGCTATCTCTCTCTACTTTACTTTGATTGGATTGCCATGTCGTCGAAGTTTCCAGTGTTGGAAATATCAAACAGATGCTCTTTCTCTTTCTTCCAATAGTACAATAATTCCACTGTCTCTCTGTAATATGAATTCGATGCATTTAACTTGATTTATAGTGACGTAATCATCAGAAATCGATTCCTTTgcattcttctatttttttaaatgaaacattttcatttttttaaacttttattgtCACTGgatacattttataattaaataatattctcACTATACATTTTGGAGTTTTGTTACaagaatttcttaaaaaattagtatatgTAAGTATATACTGAGTGATATAAAAGTCAAGCTCAAACAGTTTGGTAAAtacatttcatttcataaaaaattcttatataaaaaaagtttttatatgaaatttcggGACCTAACTTTCAACCACCAACACATAGACGTACAGAAAACATTTGaaacattattatattaaaagttttatttaaaaaaaaattggtgagGAGAATAGTGTATAAATTACTTTCTGGGTACGTCTATGTTTTGAAATACTGTTTAAACAACATTTACAtcttagtatttttttaaaattagatctATGGTTATACATagcaaaattattgtttatctTGTTTTATCACATCTAGCTTTCCTTAAGACAGAAAACTCGTAAAAATAAGAtaacaaaatctaaaattttcacATAGAGATGAGATTCTTCAATTGCAATAGAGTTTGATTCATTTGGGTTGCATACATGAAGcagataatgaaaaaaaatataacacattCAGGGCCATGCCGGTTCTGTCCGTTTTGTACTCCTAGAGGGGGAGGCGGGAGACCAGTAGTGAAGATTTTTAGACTTTGCAGGTTTGTTGTGAATGAATCTAtaccattattttgattgaattaattCTCCATGACCGAAAGGTAAAAACTCTCATCGGGATGCAGAAGAAAAGCACCCAACAGGGAAAAACCGCTTCAATAAAACTTTACGAACGAAACTATTTGATTTTCTATTTActttgagttatttttttcttgaatgcCACAATTTTCATAAGATTTTCATAATTGCAGACTTTAGCTTTGCTACTAGAACATACCTGTATATGTATATGAGtaaaatatacattcattgattttaaataatcagTTTTCTATCAATCTTATaggaaatatcaaatttcagtTTATCTATAAGAAACATTTTGGTCTCTACTATGTTTGCAATAATATACCTCGTTGTTCATTTTGCtacaaaaaattgtgacaattctaaaatgaattattgatataaaacaaAGATTTCAAATTTCTAGTAATTGTATACAATTCATACAAgcgaattaaatataaatttgaatatttagtttaaggttttaaaaatttcttgacTAACCTTCCTACTATACTTCGATTAACCTTATTTTTACTAACAAAATAGGCAACGTTTGATGAAGTAGGATGTACTTGATTATAATTACAAAACTCTCatattgaaataacaatataaacaaaagtaAATAGCTGTGTTCGgtgtattaaataatttttaattataaaaaccgaTCCGATGTCGGATCGTCGTGCTCTTAGCCATTTCCAGTTTAAAAATGATCTATCATTCAATTTGTTATTAATAGATGGCGTTCTAcacgttttatttattatttacatcatTCAGATGAAATCTTTATTTTATATGGTaacttttaataacaataaggagaattgaatttattacaatataaaGATGTCAGAAGAcaaattttctgtatattttatttctcgAAATATCAATGTCTTACAAGATTTTGCagcaaaaaatagttattaattataataaataacgtTATCATAGTTTCACATTAATTACATTACATCATTCTTAATAATAAGGAATTTTACTTGGGGATTTTGCAGTTAAGCGTTAAGAAGGGTGAAAtgctttttatattattacaatattgCTAGTgggtttatataaattttataagcacaataaaaaaacttatcaaTAACACGACAAATAGCCGTAACAAGTCGAATTCGagaaaacaaaccaaataaaaattaaaacagtgAGGCTATTTATCGCTATCACATATCTCGAGTATCCTAAGACGCAAAATTATATACAAGAATCCATAAAGAAAAGAGTAAACTGCTATATACACAAAGAATTTCCCGTGATCCGATTTTGAATCAAGTTTACGAGCAAGTGAAATTGCAAAAATCAAAATGACAAAATCATCCGAACCTGGATAGAGAACTGTGTAATATATAGAGAAGGAGTCCAGTAGcatattttagaattaattaTCGTTGGGCATCTTCTTATccataattaatatataaaaaagaagaaaaacaatatGTCGTTAGtaattgtttatgtttattataaaaagaaatttgggGAAATTGtcttattgattttaaataacaaCAAGAGTATTGGTcactataaaaaacatattaattctggtatgtaaaatttattttttcggatgtgtaattttcatttacaatacaaattgtttgttgtgtgtgaatgaaattaataatctatgtagatttttcaaattaattactTTGCCCGATCCTTAAAGTGAGTTTAAAATTGAGCAATAAcgtgaattatatatttatgacAGTTTTTCAATTAGGTCGaatttatattgtaattataGCAGTTTACTCTTGACGTAATGTCTGATATTTTTCTATTGCATTGAGTATATAgtacaatctaaaaaatataactaaagcCACAgttaatttagaagaaaaatagattATGTGAAATCTGTTTGAatctgaattgaatttttttcttttcaaaatattaaagatCAATCATTGTCTCGAGTATTTGAATTGTTCGATATAAGTTTCTGCTATTtagttatcttcttcagagaatagtgttttgttttgaaatttatgtGTAATCTACGGAATGTCCAAAAACTCCAACTCCAacgaaaaattgacatttttagtattttttcattttttttcgtaCTTAAGataaaaatgagtttgaaaaCCAAAATCTTCACATTTTCTTGTtcagttaaaaaataaaaaaccataaattttccCATTTgcctttgaaaacttttttttccagAAAGTACACACAAAAACGAATAATTTGTAAAGAAAGtcaatttaatatcataatttaaacgatttatatgaattttaataaattttttaggtCGGGTCAAGTTAATATTACTTAATAGGACGAAATTGTTcgataatttgtaaaaaatgttcaaattatggtattgaattgatttttcttcaaaatgttcgtttttgtatgtactttttgacaaaaacatacgaaaatattcaaaaacattcTTTAAGTACAGTTTTCTAGACAAATCGGGGAATTTATGGTTTTCGAATTATTCATTTCccaaaaaagtgttgaaatttttgttaactCAACTCTCATTCTTATTTTGAATGTGCTTCCAAACATTAACTGAAAACTCAAACTAATACTTTTTCTAAAAGATAACTGGGCTATAAATTTATACCATTTATTGACTGTACTAAATTTTCTACACCAATTACACTTATATGTTGTGCCTAAATACtgacaataaatataaatatatcatttttttgagtatttacATCATCATTACGAGAAAAGTCAATAAAAACtaactcttcttcttttttattttcaaatattacacgAACTTACAAAGAAATGTTCCGTTGACTAATTATCCGGTACTAATGCAAAACATCTTTggtatttgttttcattttgtcAGAGGTATACTCTGTAACCTCCTGGTTCGTATTCAAGGTCGTTGTTTCCTCCTTCGTTTCTTCTTTTCCACATTTTTCCTCGAAGGTTCCATCAATTGAAatcctacaaaaaacaaaaattaaatatattcaaatatccATATGTCAGttgtcattaaaatttatacCGGTCCATTGAGTGACGTAATTGAAATATAGAACATTTCCCGATAAGCAGACAAAAGCTATTACCTCGAAATACAGGGTGTTACGTCGATATTGTACAgtaaaatttgatgaatttgatattttcacagtACATTTTGCATCGAAGGTTTTTTTCTCAATGGAACTTGATGAGAAGATAAGATATAATAAACAGGGGCGTACTAAAATATTTCTCCATTTATAAATGTTGTTAGATTcgtttaaatatttgaatttaataatatatacagtAGGAAGTTGAAAATGTGgttacaattttaaatatattaaattatttttttttcgctacTATACAACATTGTTTCAAGTgacatatattaaaaaaaattaacgttagtttattatttacatacGTGGGGTGTTAGAAAAGTAATCTGATTAGCAACAATGCGTCTACAGGGTAGTATTGAATagatttgtttataataatgatattaaaattagtttcgtTACTTTTCTAGCACACTCCGTAGTTTTAAAGTTCAGATCAGTACTTCTAGATATGCGATAATTAAATTTTGGTGAAAGTTTTTGGTAATGTAACTAACAACCAgtgagatatttttatattttgtttggtatataaaatgaaatattatacgagggttggtacttaagttttgagatatgacaacactgtGAATGTGtcaaaaaaacatcgatgctgtgcgtaaactgatatacCGTGAGATTAAAGCATTTTTGGGCATTAGTTCTAATCGTATACGTTCAATATGAACGAAAATTTGGCTGTGGTTCGCGCACGAAGCttttcgaagcaaatggtcgtttgttttttcggaataactggacatgtcttCACAGTTCGATTAGAGCGAAGTAGTACGGTGAATTCTGGGTGATTagaccagcatttgtttgccagaaatgAGCCAAAAACGACAAAACAAGCCCACACACATCAGTACAAACAATTTTGAAcggtcaaaacatcgaattgatggttcATCCGCGCGTTTGGCACCCAATGGTTCGTTCTGGTTAACGTTTTTTTACACCCGAAGAAGCGgttgagtagcaaccctcgtaaacGATAATAAAGGGATTTTTTTCTGGATTCTTACCGaaaaattaacaatgaaaaCTCACCGTTGTATACTGTGTATCTGAAACAGGGAAGAATTGGTCATTTCAAAGCcgaaagcaaaaaaaaaaaaatactgatcAACTACTACGTCTTCTATTAGTAAAGAATATTAGTACGGTATTTAAACAAACATATCTAATTTGATACGTTTCAATTGCCAATAATGTTTTATGGCATTTTTCGTTGTTTTATCCACCTTATCGTCCATATTTATACCCTAGTATCTCCACTAATAGTATCTAAGCATGCGGAATAAATAGCAAATACATCTGAAACTCACAACAAATCTAGAAGTAGGTGTCTATTAGAAAAATTAGTAAGTTagacaaaatggaaaaaaatttgttaatattaggaataaaaaaaaaacctcaaattacATACCTATCGAGTATTTAcagcatttttttccatattttccatTGTAGCTGTAATTCGTTTAATTTAAAAGCAAACGCTAAAAAACCACCCCGAAGTACGAATCTAccgtatttttaaaaataatttatcaatttatttatggGACACCCTGTAGAACA encodes:
- the LOC130453406 gene encoding mitotic spindle assembly checkpoint protein MAD2A; the encoded protein is MTSSMQSNKSAITLKGSAAIVCDYLNYGINSILYQRGIYPPESFKNDENYGLTLLMTTDDKIKNFLHTTLEQLKGWLVDRTVNKVALVITNVKTMEVMERWDFTVEYEEDTLENPDKVSEKPLNQIKNEIRDVLKQIASSVSYLPLLDCLCSFDIQIYTKSDVELPKEWAEAEPANIKNAQSVQMRAFSTNIHRMETHVIYTNVN